The Diadema setosum chromosome 12, eeDiaSeto1, whole genome shotgun sequence genome has a segment encoding these proteins:
- the LOC140235684 gene encoding uncharacterized protein, translated as MDDINQATEPMQLSEDSIEKSVETANDKDDGDESPLPELTPKGMDHIYQATEPMQFSGDSIEEAVGTDTNDEDGGDESSLPELTPKGTFLDISQAFPESLYELQQGLPMFCCNRGCTREVYQECTTCWKLICYEHFVAKDPCSCHDGKAWEDVTDFERERSDREQQDPEVSLNHADFERERSDREQQDPEVSLNHADFERERSDREQPDPEVSLNLDDAEQQKDEINETEQDQGDRDSLEHQEGQHTQHEDNMHEVQDSQSEVII; from the exons atggATGACATTAACCAGGCCACTGAGCCCATGCAACTTTCTGAAGACTCAATTGAGAAATCAGTGGAAACAGCCAATGACAAGGATGATGGAGATGAGTCACCTCTACCAGAATTGACCCCAAAAG gaatggaCCACATTTACCAGGCCACTGAGCCCATGCAATTTTCTGGAGACTCTATTGAGGAAGCGGTGGGAACAGATACTAATGACGAGGATGGTGGAGATGAGTCATCTCTACCAGAATTGACCCCAAAAG GTACTTTCTTGGATATAAGTCAAGCATTTCCTGAGTCGTTGTATGAACTGCAACAGGGCCTGCCTATGTTCTGTTGTAATAGAGGATGTACTCGTGAAGTTTACCAGGAATGTACGACATGTTGGAAGCTGATCTGCTATGAACATTTTGTCGCAAAGGATCCTTGCAGTTGTCACGATGGCAAAGCTTGGGAG gaTGTTACAGACTTCGAGCGAGAGCGAAGCGACCGTGAGCAGCAAGATCCAGAG GTCTCACTTAACCATGCAGACTTCGAGCGAGAGCGAAGCGACCGTGAGCAGCAAGATCCGGAGGTCTCACTTAACCATGCAGACTTCGAGCGAGAGCGAAGCGACCGTGAGCAGCCAGACCCGGAGGTCTCACTTAACCTTGATGATGCTGAACAGCAGAAG GATGAAATAAATGAGACGGAGCAAGATCAAGGTGACCGTGACTCCCTCGAGCATCAAGAGGGTCAGCATACCCAACATGAAGATAACATGCACGAGGTTCAAGACAGTCAGTCTGAGGTGATTATATGA
- the LOC140235716 gene encoding uncharacterized protein, translating to MEGPLENKSDEMNHTAQPSQLFEGPLKEPCTTDAKNESVLHRGDKDDSSDDDDDLPLAVLIKPGKNHITQPRQHGSDKDVSGDSGVHPGPETDLLMYVEWKRDKSRNVVKLSEVKCIGLPLPGNTIEMKCGKRRKDIWKATIIDTEEIYDDDCSDDEAPSTSSYIEKEEESPRANSTQQEMNHTAQPRQLFEGPLKELSTTDAKNESVLHRGDKDDSSDDNDDLPLAVLIKPGKNHITQPRQHGSDKDDSGDDDDDLPLAELIKPGKNHITQPRQHGSDKDDSGDDDDDLPLAELIKPGMERKI from the exons ATGGAAGGGCCTCTGGAGAACAAGTCTGATG AAATGAACCACACAGCCCAGCCCAGCCAACTTTTCGAAGGCCCACTTAAGGAACCTTGTACTACCGATGCCAAGAATGAATCAGTGCTTCATCGTGGTGACAAAGACGACAGCAGTGACGACGACGATGACTTGCCCCTAGCAGTATTGATTAAGCCAG GAAAGAACCACATAACCCAGCCCAGACAACATGGTAGTGACAAAGACGTCAGTGGTGACAGTGGTGTTCACCCTGGACCTGAAACTGACCTCTTGATGTATGTGGAATGGAAAAGAGATAAATCCCGCAATGTCGTCAAACTGAGTGAGGTGAAATGTATCGGACTTCCTCTACCAGGGAATAcaatagaaatgaaatgtgGTAAAAGGAGGAAGGACATCTGGAAGGCGACAATTATAGACACTGAGGAAATTTATGATGATGACTGCAGTGATGATGAAGCCCCAAGTACCAGCTCCTACATCGAAAAAGAAGAGGAGTCTCCTCGTGCTAATTCAACCCAACAAG AAATGAACCACACAGCCCAGCCCAGACAACTTTTCGAAGGCCCACTTAAGGAACTTTCTACTACCGATGCCAAGAATGAATCAGTGCTTCATCGTGGTGACAAAGACGACAGCAGTGACGACAACGATGACTTGCCCCTAGCAGTATTGATTAAGCCAG GAAAGAACCACATAACCCAGCCCAGACAACATGGTAGTGACAAAGACGACAGTggtgacgacgacgacgacttGCCCCTAGCAGAATTGATTAAGCCAG GAAAGAACCACATAACCCAGCCCAGACAACATGGTAGTGACAAAGACGACAGTggtgacgacgacgacgacttGCCCCTAGCAGAATTGATTAAGCCAGGTATGGAAAGgaaaatttaa